The Lytechinus pictus isolate F3 Inbred chromosome 10, Lp3.0, whole genome shotgun sequence genome includes a window with the following:
- the LOC135155637 gene encoding large ribosomal subunit protein bL12m-like isoform X2, which translates to MCALYRQLFYAWFVLSVFPNCVSEFPRNPVNMNNPASNLRPIFRLLTFGIRLSRHANEVQIPVTTRIRLHHSSRPVINPPKVTACTRQYSSGAIPAPSRDNEPKQYPEKISSLVDQIAALTLSEVSDLNELLKKTLNIQDAPMMAVGAAPAVAAAPAEQDDDEGDVVKAPEKTQFTVKLNKFDEASKVKIIKAIKALTSGMNLVQAKKFVESAPQVVKADVGKTEAEEIKKQLEEAGGTCEIE; encoded by the exons ATGTGCGCCCTCTATCGACAGTTGTTTTACGCATGGTTCGTGCTGTCTGTCTTTCCGAATTGTGTAAGCGAATTTCCTCGAAATCCCGTAAACATGAACAATCCTGCTTCAAATCTGAGACCAATTTTTCGTCTTCTTACCTTCGGAATTAG ATTGTCTAGACATGCAAATGAAGTGCAAATTCCTGTGACTACAAGGATAAGACTTCACCATTCATCAAGACCAGTTATCAATCCACCAAAAGTTACAGCATGCACAAGACAGTACAGCAGTGGAGCTATCCCAGCCCCTAGCAGGGACAATGAACCCAAACAATATCCTGAAAAGATTTCGTCACTTGTTGATCAGATAGCAGCATTGACATTATCAGAAGTCAGTGATCTTAACGAGTTACTGAAG aAAACCTTGAACATCCAGGATGCTCCCATGATGGCTGTTGGAGCAGCCCCAGCAGTAGCAGCTGCACCTGCAgaacag GACGATGATGAGGGGGATGTGGTTAAGGCTCCAGAGAAGACGCAGTTCACAGTGAAACTAAACAAGTTTGATGAAGCCAGTAAGGTGAAGATAATCAAAGCAATCAAAGCTCTCACATCAGGGATGAATCTGGTACAG GCCAAAAAGTTTGTGGAGTCGGCCCCACAGGTTGTCAAAGCCGATGTCGGGAAGACGGAAGCAGAAGAGATCAAGAAACAGTTGGAAGAAGCAGGGGGCACCTGTGAGATTGAATGA
- the LOC135155637 gene encoding large ribosomal subunit protein bL12m-like isoform X1, with the protein MNNPASNLRPIFRLLTFGIRLSRHANEVQIPVTTRIRLHHSSRPVINPPKVTACTRQYSSGAIPAPSRDNEPKQYPEKISSLVDQIAALTLSEVSDLNELLKKTLNIQDAPMMAVGAAPAVAAAPAEQDDDEGDVVKAPEKTQFTVKLNKFDEASKVKIIKAIKALTSGMNLVQAKKFVESAPQVVKADVGKTEAEEIKKQLEEAGGTCEIE; encoded by the exons ATGAACAATCCTGCTTCAAATCTGAGACCAATTTTTCGTCTTCTTACCTTCGGAATTAG ATTGTCTAGACATGCAAATGAAGTGCAAATTCCTGTGACTACAAGGATAAGACTTCACCATTCATCAAGACCAGTTATCAATCCACCAAAAGTTACAGCATGCACAAGACAGTACAGCAGTGGAGCTATCCCAGCCCCTAGCAGGGACAATGAACCCAAACAATATCCTGAAAAGATTTCGTCACTTGTTGATCAGATAGCAGCATTGACATTATCAGAAGTCAGTGATCTTAACGAGTTACTGAAG aAAACCTTGAACATCCAGGATGCTCCCATGATGGCTGTTGGAGCAGCCCCAGCAGTAGCAGCTGCACCTGCAgaacag GACGATGATGAGGGGGATGTGGTTAAGGCTCCAGAGAAGACGCAGTTCACAGTGAAACTAAACAAGTTTGATGAAGCCAGTAAGGTGAAGATAATCAAAGCAATCAAAGCTCTCACATCAGGGATGAATCTGGTACAG GCCAAAAAGTTTGTGGAGTCGGCCCCACAGGTTGTCAAAGCCGATGTCGGGAAGACGGAAGCAGAAGAGATCAAGAAACAGTTGGAAGAAGCAGGGGGCACCTGTGAGATTGAATGA
- the LOC129269816 gene encoding uncharacterized protein LOC129269816: protein MMDAKTKFFLIILITSYIQNARCDLFLEYSGSTRAEVSIGTVAAFECSSSSRISEGKLRTGRIEWGRNTRYSVSTQVIARWTNENGIEILVDNSDERYNIEGGILSNGRFRQYLTIRKVQRIDQTDSTGYYCALFNSSESMLVKSGYAPLTVKYPPAEHYPLCTATPNDITREVMLECASEKTTPDVTVQWYKDGEKVSDAHPSGYKMKSTYEAREDELHGEFECRLYYEDGADVEVRRSCTFSKPRVAILRMGGETLNAESIYHAFSVSNPPLTSDINCTLEASSDTSQRFDKEFPGYGVAAVGPVAPTDNGSTLVCQAKNVFGTEDARMRVYSPSDNQDGETTIPSVVTSYMPGGQVLQATIWPKVLEIIPGENATFVCSYSLTIHSHVTAQVEIKWEHDGTITTETEENVLFITNAEYEDFKETLITCVASVITDDPMINTVPERSSATVRVGKASPCDPKLLSSSSRQGQSQTNMKSYYIAGIIVLAGLVFILIIALMFVVVRKQKHQKKPRSDSEQSSSSQVTYRADSASAEERPDNRIVRQASIQRALPAEPNEPAPTTTLRSVVTSPSPATLTLINDPDRHMLESISSCNTFNTTTTDLPYQEMVGDTGISKSRHGSVSSNVNFQRHVPLVRSLSIPASMIPVPNGGFLPSIAGDHPGIQRTVSEGADDDPYEDPDAIRERRRTNRAPNNDYQSTTSGLTIMSMAIQNKKLASQYVNSSLTDDSVFLV, encoded by the coding sequence ATGATGGATGCTaagacaaaattttttttaattattctaatCACATCATATATCCAGAATGCCAGATGTGATCTCTTTTTGGAATACAGTGGTAGCACCAGAGCCGAGGTTAGCATTGGTACCGTTGCAGCGTTTGAATGTTCCTCGTCATCACGAATCTCTGAAGGCAAATTGCGAACCGGTCGGATTGAATGGGGCAGAAACACAAGATACTCGGTATCTACTCAAGTCATTGCACGGTGGACAAATGAGAATGGAATTGAGATCTTAGTCGATAACTCCGATGAACGATACAATATTGAAGGTGGAATCTTATCAAATGGACGTTTCAGACAATATCTGACTATTCGAAAAGTTCAACGGATTGACCAGACCGATAGTACTGGGTATTACTGTGCTTTATTCAATTCTTCAGAGAGTATGTTGGTTAAATCTGGATACGCTCCATTGACTGTCAAATATCCTCCTGCAGAACATTACCCTCTTTGTACCGCGACACCAAATGACATCACCAGAGAAGTAATGCTTGAGTGTGCATCTGAGAAAACTACTCCAGATGTAACTGTACAATGGTATAAGGACGGTGAGAAGGTGTCAGATGCCCATCCAAGTGGTTACAAAATGAAATCGACCTATGAGGCCCGTGAAGATGAATTACACGGCGAATTCGAATGCCGACTATATTACGAAGACGGAGCTGATGTTGAGGTTCGTCGATCCTGTACATTCAGTAAACCTCGAGTGGCTATTTTAAGGATGGGAGGGGAAACTCTAAATGCAGAAAGTATATATCATGCATTTTCTGTATCTAATCCACCTCTCACATCCGACATCAATTGCACACTGGAAGCATCTTCAGACACTTCTCAACGTTTCGATAAAGAGTTTCCTGGTTATGGGGTGGCAGCCGTTGGACCTGTAGCTCCAACCGATAATGGTAGCACACTGGTGTGTCAGGCCAAAAatgttttcggaactgaagatGCCAGGATGAGAGTATACAGTCCAAGCGATAACCAGGATGGAGAAACTACTATCCCGTCCGTTGTAACCAGTTATATGCCAGGCGGTCAAGTTCTCCAAGCCACAATTTGGCCCAAAGTACTAGAAATAATTCCTGGAGAGAACGCGACGTTTGTGTGTAGCTACAGCCTTACCATCCACTCGCATGTTACGGCACAAGTAGAGATCAAATGGGAACATGACGGCACCATTACTACTGAGACAGAAGAGAATGTCCTTTTCATAACCAATGCAGAGTATGAAGATTTCAAAGAGACATTGATAACTTGCGTTGCTTCTGTAATTACCGATGACCCAATGATCAATACGGTTCCTGAACGTAGTTCTGCAACAGTTCGAGTCGGCAAAGCGAGTCCTTGCGACCCCAAACTATTATCTTCAAGTTCGAGGCAAGGACAGTCCCAGACCAATATGAAATCATATTATATCGCCGGCATAATCGTTTTGGCCGGATTAGTTTTCATATTGATAATCGCTTTAATGTTTGTGGTGGTTAGAAAACAGAAACATCAGAAGAAACCTCGCTCTGACTCTGAACAATCTTCCAGCTCTCAAGTCACCTACCGTGCTGATTCTGCCTCTGCAGAAGAAAGACCTGACAATAGAATCGTCCGTCAAGCATCCATCCAGCGAGCATTACCGGCCGAACCAAATGAACCCGCACCAACCACGACACTCCGATCCGTTGTGACATCACCTTCTCCAGCCACTTTGACATTAATCAATGATCCTGACAGACACATGCTGGAATCCATCTCCAGTTGCAACACCTTTAATACAACCACTACGGATCTTCCATACCAGGAGATGGTGGGCGATACTGGCATCAGCAAGAGCCGCCACGGAAGTGTCTCGAGCAACGTCAATTTCCAACGCCACGTCCCTCTTGTCCGCAGTCTCTCCATTCCTGCATCGATGATCCCTGTTCCAAATGGAGGCTTCTTGCCTTCAATTGCTGGTGACCATCCTGGTATCCAACGTACGGTGAGCGAAGGTGCTGATGACGACCCTTACGAAGATCCCGATGCTATTCGAGAGCGTCGTCGGACGAACCGAGCTCCGAACAACGATTACCAGTCGACAACCAGTGGCTTAACGATAATGTCCATGGCAATTCAGAATAAGAAACTAGCGTCCCAGTATGTCAACTCATCGCTTACGGATGATTCTGTTTTCCTTGTTTGA